The Leptolyngbyaceae cyanobacterium DNA segment GAAGTTGCAGAGTTAGACACAATTGGAGAATTGGATCGGATTTTTACCCATATCAACGCTATGCTTGCTGCTCAAAATGCCAATCAGTGATGTAGCCAAGCAAGCCATCCGCGAACGAGCTAACTATTTGTGTGAGTACTCTCAACCCATTTATCATCAAATCCTCTAACTTTTTCTCGATTGAGAAACTCTTCAAACAAGTCAAAAAATCGCTCGACTGCATTGCGTTCATCTGCGGAATGGAAAAGCAAGATACTTGCCCATAATTGTCCCGTTTCTACCTGAAATTTTTGGCGCAACCATTGCAAAAATTCTTGAAATTCAGCCTCCTGTTTCGTCAAAGGTATGCCAAGTTCCCGTCTAGCAAAATAATATCCATCTAAAAATGCCTGAAGGCTGAAAATAGAATGCCTGCCTAGATACATAGCAGGTCTTTTTTTAATTTTTTGTAATACATCATAAAAATTATCCATATCCAACTCCCAAAAACTTAATGCTAAAACATCTGTTCTGTTACCTGAAATTCTCTACCAACTTCCAGAATAGGTGAATAGAGATTTTGCATCCAAAGCCAACGAAGAATTCCTTCAGGATGAATGTTGTCAACTACTATTTCTTCTCCCTCAAGTTCAACTACAACTCCTTCATGGTGTCCAGTCGTGGAAATCAGTTCACCTACACTATCATCATAAATACGTCCGTAGAGCGGATCTTGTGAACCCGTATCCAGCTTGATATGCTTTCCCCGAACTCCCTGTTCTACCAGAAATTCTTTGATAACTCTAGCACAGGGAATATAATCAAAAATTCCAAAGCCACTAGCGATCCTAACAACTTCCTGAAAAACCGGGTCGTTACTATTCAGCATCTACTACAACAATACAAAATTACTGCGATCGCGTAAAACATAATGACAATGAAGCTAGTCCATCACACAGGATGAATAGACGATAATTGCTCTCTGCACTTAAAATGACTAACATCACAACCTCAATAGTAATAATACAATAAAAAATGGGAAAGATTAACTTTCCCATCACTCACACCTACTGTTGATTATTTATTCAACTTACCTAATTATTCTTTGAAAAGCCGAACTCGGAATCGCCCAACTCAACGCTTCCATCTGTTTAAAAAGTGAATTAGATGGCGCAGTACCGTCAGCAAATCTATACATTTGAATACCTTGGGGCGTAAATTTCAATCTGCCATTAATTCCTACTAACTCACCGTTATTATTTAATACAGGCCCACCACTCATGCCATCTTGCACTTCATTGGTGTAACCTAATTGATATCCTCTGGGAAGCGATCGCTCTCCTATCATCCCCACACTTCCCCTCGTCAAGCGAAACGCTCTTGTACCCCAACCGCGAGTATCTTCTATTTCATCTCTGCTTACCCGATACCAATTAGGGAATCCCGCCGAATAAATGCGATCGCCAATTGATAAAGCATCGGAATCACCGATTTCTACTACTTGATAATCCTCGTTACTAGTAAACTGCACTAATGCTAAATCTTTATTTCCAAATGTTACGGAACGCTGCAAAGAACCTGCATAAGTCAGACCATCAGCAGTCAGAATTGTATGGCGATTTACCCTTCCTTCCCCTACTACATGAGCGCAAGTTAGCGCCGTATAAACTTGTCCTTGCCGACCGATAATTACACCAGAACCAGCCCCATTACTAGACACAATTCTTACCGTTACTTG contains these protein-coding regions:
- a CDS encoding papain fold toxin domain-containing protein, whose translation is MLNSNDPVFQEVVRIASGFGIFDYIPCARVIKEFLVEQGVRGKHIKLDTGSQDPLYGRIYDDSVGELISTTGHHEGVVVELEGEEIVVDNIHPEGILRWLWMQNLYSPILEVGREFQVTEQMF
- a CDS encoding serine protease, whose amino-acid sequence is MLVAAVQTSFLTTFLVLSPITFFSTGSQQLNHPIDLPIEVAQTPVRNNLPVAEIARQVTVRIVSSNGAGSGVIIGRQGQVYTALTCAHVVGEGRVNRHTILTADGLTYAGSLQRSVTFGNKDLALVQFTSNEDYQVVEIGDSDALSIGDRIYSAGFPNWYRVSRDEIEDTRGWGTRAFRLTRGSVGMIGERSLPRGYQLGYTNEVQDGMSGGPVLNNNGELVGINGRLKFTPQGIQMYRFADGTAPSNSLFKQMEALSWAIPSSAFQRIIR